The proteins below are encoded in one region of Apium graveolens cultivar Ventura chromosome 4, ASM990537v1, whole genome shotgun sequence:
- the LOC141718090 gene encoding uncharacterized protein LOC141718090 produces MDKAMMLLLQRAARKPVDAARAGPSGVPHSVSIELLDDQGNKVIEDNERVVSDLVRVEGNPRKRFRREDDEVAVGGRGFEGVNKDVATAGERVYGKTVDPRSKKEVVRVEIQPTERWTGGSTVPLRALNLFNLPQDLVAYDGRKREDLVDRCKSRAGRFLSDFMHILEDYKADVDGEACSKLEAEVAALKGEKKKIAVGFAELEHRVADLTKANSALSKKVAEMGATEQVSSGRIQELEGRLLEVERELEEEKGKRQGLLRQVEGMEVSYKLIVQENADLKTEVEKAVEDIAGALGDGYGRCLQRVEEAGFAIEGHAFDDYLRDLASKGGNA; encoded by the exons ATGGACAAGGCAATGATGTTGTTATTGCAGCGTGCTGCGAGGAAGCCTGTTGATGCGGCCAGGGCTGGACCGTCGGGGGTTCCTCATTCAGTTTCAATTGAATTGCTTGATGACCAGGGAAACAAGGTAATTGAAGATAATGAGAGGGTTGTTTCAGATCTTGTCCGTGTGGAGGGCAACCCTCGAAAGCGGTTTCGGAGGGAGGACGATGAAGTGGCTGTTGGAGGCCGGGGGTTCGAGGGTGTGAACAAAGATGTGGCCACTGCCGGGGAAAGGGTTTATGGGAAGACCGTCGACCCTCGGTCGAAGAAAGAGGTGGTGAGGGTCGAGATCCAGCCCACGGAGCGATGGACGGGGGGGTCAACTGTGCCCTTGAGGGCACTTAACCTCTTTAACTTACCTCAGGACTTGGTTGCTTATGATGGGAGGAAGCGTGAGGACCTTGTTGATCGATGTAAGAGCCGGGCTGGGAGG TTTCTTTCCGATTTTATGCATATACTGGAGGATTACAAGGCTGATGTTGATGGTGAGGCTTGTTCCAAGCTCGAGGCTGAAGTTGCTGCCTTGAAGGGGGAAAAGAAGAAGATTGCGGTGGGTTTTGCGGAACTCGAGCACAGGGTGGCTGATTTGACTAAGGCGAATTCCGCACTGTCTAAAAAGGTTGCTGAGATGGGGGCTACGGAGCAGGTGTCGAGTGGGAGGATACAGGAGCTGGAGGGTCGACTGCTCGAGGTGGAAAGGGAGCTTGAAGAGGAAAAAGGGAAGCGCCAAGGCTTGCTTCGACAGGTCGAAGGAATGGAAGTTTCCTACAAGTTGATCGTGCAAGAAAATGCGGATCTGAAGACAGAGGTAGAGAAAGCCGTTGAAGATATCGCTGGCGCTCTGGGCGACGGTTATGGACGATGCCTTCAACGGGTGGAAGAGGCTGGTTTTGCCATCGAGGGTCATGCCTTTGATGATTATCTTCGTGACCTGGCATCGAAGGGTGGTAACGCGTGA
- the LOC141718655 gene encoding zinc finger BED domain-containing protein RICESLEEPER 2-like has translation MGNDLDETLSKMFDEYKSKMGLNNVSGGNENVHQANDGPVHPSLRLRLQFERYSGMVFHSVGCSDLEEYLSEKPKTFTDDFDILGWWKVNSLRFPVLSQMARDVLAIPLSTVAFESAFSTDGRIINDFRSSLTPIMVQSLVCAQDWMRATAKVINVQ, from the coding sequence GAATACAAGTCTAAGATGGGATTGAATAATGTTAGTGGCGGTAATGAGAATGTGCATCAAGCAAATGATGGTCCGGTGCATCCTTCTTTAAGGTTGAGGCTCCAATTTGAGAGGTATAGTGGAATGGTCTTCCATAGTGTTGGTTGTTCGGATTTAGAAGAATATTTGAGTGAAAAACCGAAaacttttactgatgattttgACATATTAGGTTGGTGGAAGGTAAACTCATTGAGATTTCCCGTTTTGTCTCAAATGGCTCGGGATGTTTTGGCCATTCCTCTATCAACGGTGGCTTTTGAATCGGCTTTTAGCACGGATGGGAGAATTATTAATGATTTTAGGAGTTCTTTAACTCCTATAATGGTTCAAAGTCTTGTATGTGCTCAAGATTGGATGCGTGCAACAGCTAAAGTTATCAACGTTCAGTAG
- the LOC141718089 gene encoding histone H2B, producing MAPKAEKKPAEKKPVAEKAPAEKKPKAGKKLPKEAGAGAVDKKKKKSKKSVETYKIYIFKVLKQVHPDIGISSKAMGIMNSFINDIFEKLAQESSKLARYNKKPTITSREIQTAVRLVLPGELAKHAVSEGTKAVTKFTSS from the coding sequence ATGGCTCCCAAGGCAGAGAAGAAACCGGCCGAGAAGAAGCCAGTCGCCGAGAAAGCCCCGGCCGAGAAGAAGCCCAAGGCCGGCAAGAAGCTCCCCAAGGAAGCCGGCGCAGGCGCAGTAgacaagaagaagaagaaaagcaaGAAGAGCGTGGAGACTTACAAGATTTATATCTTCAAGGTGCTCAAGCAAGTTCATCCTGATATAGGTATTTCCAGCAAGGCTATGGGAATCATGAACAGCTTCATCAACGACATTTTCGAGAAATTGGCTCAGGAATCTTCTAAGCTTGCCCGGTACAACAAGAAGCCTACCATTACTTCTCGGGAGATTCAGACTGCTGTAAGGCTTGTGCTTCCTGGTGAATTGGCTAAGCACGCTGTTTCCGAAGGCACCAAGGCCGTCACCAAGTTTACCAGCTCTTAA